A portion of the Verrucomicrobiota bacterium genome contains these proteins:
- a CDS encoding DUF58 domain-containing protein: MDKAHIDALLDPVAISRAESLGLHARLLVEGYMAGEHKSPYRGFAIEFAQHREYSHGDDLRHLDWKVLGRTDRYYIKQYEQETNYVAHILLDGSESMKYGSGRLTKLGYGKMIAACLSYVILHQRDAVALDIFDTVTREYLPRSNSHSMIHKTMATLAGFQPQHQTNIAEVLHDMARQIRRKGIVIIISDLFDDEQKILDGIQHLRFGGNEVIVFHTLDPFELEFPFTGLVEFEGLEAIPKLLTRPQEIRKSYLRELEGFRTRVREGCEKNHCHYVPVNTGHALHEVLAGYLAFRLKTTTR, translated from the coding sequence ATGGACAAGGCCCACATTGACGCGCTGCTCGACCCGGTCGCGATTTCGCGCGCGGAATCGCTCGGCCTGCACGCGCGCCTGCTCGTCGAGGGCTACATGGCGGGCGAGCACAAGTCGCCTTACCGCGGCTTCGCCATCGAGTTTGCGCAGCACCGCGAGTATTCGCACGGCGACGACCTGCGCCACCTCGACTGGAAGGTCCTCGGCCGCACCGACCGCTACTACATCAAGCAATACGAGCAGGAGACCAACTACGTCGCGCACATCCTCCTCGATGGTTCCGAGTCCATGAAATACGGCTCGGGCAGGCTGACCAAGCTCGGCTACGGCAAGATGATCGCCGCGTGCCTCAGCTACGTGATCTTGCACCAGCGCGACGCCGTGGCGCTCGACATCTTCGACACGGTCACGCGCGAGTATCTGCCGCGGAGCAACAGCCACTCGATGATCCACAAGACGATGGCCACGCTCGCGGGCTTCCAGCCGCAGCACCAGACGAACATCGCCGAGGTCCTGCACGACATGGCGCGCCAGATCCGCCGCAAGGGCATCGTCATCATCATCAGCGACCTCTTCGACGACGAGCAGAAGATCCTCGACGGCATCCAGCACCTCCGCTTCGGCGGCAACGAGGTGATCGTCTTCCACACGCTCGACCCGTTCGAGCTGGAGTTTCCCTTCACGGGCCTCGTCGAGTTCGAGGGGCTCGAAGCCATCCCGAAGCTGCTCACGCGCCCGCAGGAAATCCGCAAGAGCTACCTGCGCGAACTCGAGGGCTTCCGCACGCGCGTGCGCGAAGGGTGCGAGAAGAACCACTGCCATTACGTCCCGGTGAACACGGGCCACGCGCTGCACGAAGTGCTCGCCGGCTACCTGGCGTTTCGTTTGAAGACGACAACGCGCTGA
- a CDS encoding MoxR family ATPase has product MSATPDPTVQIDKKDLLAVDQLRKASATIRGELSKVIVGQDAVVEEVLIAIFTRSHALLVGVPGLAKTLLVSTLAQTLHLSFKRIQFTPDLMPSDITGTEVIYQDPATNQREFRFLKGPIFANIILADEINRTPPKTQAAMLESMQERKVTVGGVDHPLPNPFFVLATQNPIEQEGTYPLPEAQLDRFMFMVMVDYPSTQEELAIMKMATGVEPAKPQAVLTEQDILDVQATVRRMPVSDHVFAYAEKIVRVTRPKAPEALDFCKKWLSWGAGPRASLNLIMAAKARAMLRGQFHVSCHDVASVALPVLRHRIIPNFAAQSEGVTPDDITRKILEAIPKDEKLA; this is encoded by the coding sequence ATGAGCGCCACCCCTGATCCCACCGTTCAAATCGACAAGAAAGACCTGCTCGCCGTGGACCAGCTCCGCAAGGCCAGCGCCACCATCCGCGGCGAACTCTCCAAAGTCATCGTCGGCCAGGACGCCGTCGTCGAGGAGGTGCTCATCGCCATCTTCACGCGCAGCCACGCGCTGCTCGTCGGCGTGCCCGGCCTCGCCAAGACGCTGCTCGTCTCGACGCTTGCGCAGACGCTGCACCTCTCGTTCAAGCGCATCCAGTTCACGCCCGACCTGATGCCGAGCGACATCACCGGCACCGAGGTCATCTATCAGGACCCGGCCACGAACCAGCGCGAGTTCCGCTTCCTCAAGGGGCCCATCTTCGCGAACATCATCCTCGCCGACGAAATCAACCGCACGCCGCCCAAGACGCAGGCCGCGATGCTCGAATCCATGCAGGAACGCAAGGTCACCGTCGGCGGCGTGGACCATCCGCTGCCGAACCCGTTCTTCGTGCTCGCCACGCAGAATCCCATCGAGCAGGAAGGCACGTATCCGCTCCCCGAAGCGCAGCTCGACCGTTTCATGTTCATGGTCATGGTGGATTACCCGAGCACGCAGGAGGAACTCGCCATCATGAAAATGGCCACCGGCGTTGAGCCCGCCAAACCGCAGGCGGTGCTGACCGAGCAGGACATCCTCGACGTGCAGGCCACCGTGCGCCGCATGCCGGTGAGCGACCATGTGTTCGCCTACGCGGAGAAGATTGTCCGCGTCACGCGCCCGAAGGCGCCCGAGGCGCTCGACTTCTGCAAGAAGTGGCTCTCGTGGGGCGCGGGCCCGCGCGCGAGCCTCAACCTCATCATGGCCGCGAAGGCGCGCGCGATGTTGCGCGGGCAGTTCCACGTGAGCTGCCACGACGTCGCCAGCGTCGCGCTGCCCGTGCTGCGCCACCGCATCATCCCGAACTTCGCCGCGCAGAGCGAAGGCGTCACCCCCGACGACATCACGCGTAAAATCCTGGAGGCGATTCCGAAGGACGAGAAGCTGGCGTAA